ACTGCGAAGCCCGGCTCGTCCGGCTCTCCCTGTCGGCCGACCGGAGAGCCGCACCCGATCCGCCCCAGGCCGCCCCGACCGCACCCGCCGCCGAAGCGACGACCGCCGCCGGCGGCACCACCGACCTCCCCTCCACCGCCCGCACGCGGCGGAGTTGAACGAACCGTCCCAGGGGGACCCTTCCATGCCTGACCAGCAGTCACAGAACGCCGTACTCCAGCTGGACAAACTCGTCCGCACGCACGGCAGCGGCGCCACGGAGGTGCACGCCCTGCGCGGCATCGACCTCGCCGTGTACCCCGGCGAACTCGTCGCCGTCATGGGCCCGTCGGGGTCCGGCAAGTCCACCCTGCTCACCCTCGCCGGCGGACTCGACACCCCCAGCAGCGGCCGGGTGATCGTGGAGGGCACCGACATCACCACCGCGAGCCGCAAGCAGCTCGCCGCGCTGCGCCGCCGCAGCATCGGCTACGTCTTCCAGGACTACAACCTGATCCCGGCCCTCACCGCCGCCGAGAACGTGGCGCTGCCCCGCGAACTCGACGGGATATCGGCCCGCAAGGCCCGGACCTCCGCGCTGGCGGCGCTGGAGGAGATGGGCCTGGGGCAGCTCGCCGACCGCTTCCCGGACGAGATGTCCGGCGGACAGCAGCAGCGCGTGGCCATCGCCCGCGCCCTCGTCGGCGACCGCCGCCTGGTCCTCGCCGACGAGCCCACCGGCGCCCTCGACTCGGAGACCGGGGAATCCGTGCTGGCCCTGCTGCGCTCGCGCTGCGACGCGGGCGCCGCCGGAATCCTCGTCACCCACGAGCCCCGGTTCGCCGCGTGGGCGGACCGGGTCGTCTTCCTGCGCGACGGCAGCGTCGTCGACGAGACCCTGCGCAGCCACGCCGACTCCCTGCTCTCCGGGCGGGCGGCCGGCCTGTGACCACCCCGCTCCACACCTGGTACCACTCCTGGATCGCCGCGATCCGGATCGCCCGCCGCGACGCCTGGCGCGCGAAGGGGCGCAGTGCCCTCGTCCTCGCGATGATCGCCCTGCCGATCGTCGGGGTGAGCGCCGCCGACCTCACCACCCGCAGCGCCTCCCTCACCGTGGACGAGACGATGTCCCGTCGGATCGGCACCGCCGACGCCATGCTGTCGAGCTCCCGCACGGGCGGGCCCGTCTATCAGAAGCCGAACGGCGACTACTCCGTCCCCGTCGGCGGCTACTCGTCCTACGACCCCTCCGCGCGCGACAAGGCCCCGGATCCCCTCCCGTCCGTCGTCCAGCCGGGTACCCGGTTGGTGAAGGACAGCAAGGGGCATGCCAAGGTCCGCACCACGCACGGCCTGCTGGACGTCAGCCTGCGCGAGCTGGACACCGCCGACCCGCTCGTCGAGGGCATGCTCACCCTCAAGCGGGGTCGGCTCCCCGCCGCGGCGGGCGAGATCGTCGCCACCGACGCCTTCCTGAAGGACTCCGGGTTCTTCGTCGGCTCCGAGGTCACCCCGCGCGGCTCGTCCCGCGCCCTGCGGATCGTGGGGGCGTACGAACTCCCCTCCGCCCTGAAGGAGATGGAGATCACGGCCCCGCCGGGGACCCTGCTCACCCCGCTCGACAAGGAACTCCGGGCCGGCGGCACCGAAGGGGTGTCGGTCGACGACACCTACCTCGTCAAGGTCGGCGGCGAAGGTTTCACGTGGAACATGGTGAAGGCCGCGAACGCCAAGGGCGTCGTCGTCGTCTCCCGCGCCGTCAACCTGAACCCGCCCGCCGACTCCGACGTCCCGCTCTACGAGCAGGAGAGGGAGCAAGGCCGGTTGGACGGATCGTCAAGCATGCGCACCGTCGAGCTGACCATCCTGGCCACCGTCGTCGGCCTCGCGATGCTGGAGATCTGCCTGCTCGCCGGCCCCGCGTTCGCGGTCGGCGCCCGGCGCTCGCGCCGCCAACTCGGCCTGGTCGGAGCCAACGGCGGCGACCGCCGCCACATCCGCGCCATCGTCCTCTCCGGCGGCCTGGTCATCGGCGCGGCGTCCGCCGTCATCGGCCTCGCCCTCGGCGGCGCGCTCACCCTGGGCCTGCGACCCGTCCTGGAGGAGTACCTGGGGCTGCGCTGGGGCGGCTTCGAGATCCGTCCCCTGGAACTCCTCGGCATCGCGCTGCTCGCCGTGATCACCGGCCTGCTCGCCTCGATCGTCCCGGCGATCACCGCCTCCCGGCAGACCGTGCTGGCCTCGCTGACCGGCCGTCGGGGGGTCCGCAAGGCCAACCGGGTCCTGCCGTTCATCGGGCTGGTGGCCATCGCGGCCGGCGCCGCCATCGCGCTCTACGGAGCCGTCTCCGACACCGGGACCGTGGTCGTCGGGGGCGGCAGCGCCCTCGCCGAGCTGGGCGTGGTCGCCCTCACCCCGACCCTCGTCGGCCTGTTCGGGCGCCTCGGGCGGTGGCTGCCGCTGTCGCCGCGGCTCGCCCTGCGCGACGCCGTGCGCAACCGGGGGCGTACGGCCCCCGCCGTCGCGGCGGTCCTGGCGGCCGTCGCCGGCACCGTGGCGGTGGCCACGTATGAGTACAGCACCGACGTGCAGGCCCGCCACGAGTACGTCGCGAACATGCCGGCGGGCGCCGGCGTGCTGGCGAGCAACGAGAACGACCGGTACCGGGACGTGCCCGCCGTCCGCGACGCGCTCGCCAAGGAGTTCCCGCTCGCGGTCCGGGCGGACGTGGACCGGATCGTCGTCGGCAAGCCGACCTGCGACTCCTACTCGGTGGAACCGGGCTGCGGACGGGCGGAGATCGTCACGCCCAAGGAGAACCGCTGCCCGCTCTACTCGTCGAGGAACTCCTTCGAGGCCTTCACCCCCGCGCAGCGGCGTGAGCTGTTCCAGGACTGGCGGTGCAAGCAGACCAACTACCAGCAGCCCTTCCAGCTGGTCGTCGCCGACGAGAACCTGATGAAGGTCCTCGGGGTGAGCGACCCCGGCGCCGCGACCGCGCTCAAGGCCGGAAAGCCCGTCTCCTTCGACAAGCGCTTCGTCAAGGACGGCAGCCTCACCCTCGTCATCGTGACCGAGGAGTCCAACGGCATCGATCCCGACGAGGAGCCGAAGGGCGTCAAGAAGGTCATGCCGGTCCACCAGGCGACCGATCCCGAGTCCGGCTACGGACTCGTCGTGGTCTTCCCCGCGAGCGCCGTGAAGGCGGCCGGGCTCAGCACCGCGCCGGCCGGCTCCTACTTCACCCTCGACGGCAAGCCCGGCAGCACGCAGCGCCAGAAGCTGGACAGCCGCATCGACCAGATCGGGCTGGAGGCCTCGGTCTCGATCGAGGAGGGCTACAAGGGCCGGGACACCCTGCCCATGCTCGCCCTCACCATCTTCGCCGGTCTCGTCACCATCGGCGCGGCGGGCATCGCCACGGGCCTCGCCCAGGCCGACGCCGAGGCCGACCTGAAGACGCTGGCCGCGGTCGGCGCCCCGCCGCGGGTGCGGCGGACGCTGAGCGGCTTCCAGTGCGGAGTGGTGGCCCTGATGGGCGTGGTCCTGGGCTCCGTCGCCGGACTGTTGCCGGCGGTCGGGCTGCGGCTCACCGAGCGGGAGACCGCGAAGCGGATGCTGGAGGAGTCCGGCGCCACCGAGGGCCAGTACATCCCGATCGCGGTGCCGTGGGAGACCCTGGCCGGACTGCTCGTCGTGGTCCCGCTGGGCGCGGCCCTGCTGGCCGCGATCGTCACGAAGTCGAGCGGCGCCCTGGCCCGCCGGGCGGCGGGCTGACGCCGGATCTCCCGGGGCGCCCGTGACACGGGTGACCAGGGTGACCGCTCGGTGACGTACGAGTGACGACGGGGTCATCGTGTGCCCCCGTACAGGGTGGATCACGCCTGTACGGGGGCACACCGTGTGAGAACGAAGGTGTGCGAGAGAATGACGGCATGGAGATGCCGAGGAGTGAACGGTCGCAGGAAAGCCCCCCGCACGTCCTGATCGTGGGACAGGACGGGATGGCGGTCGGCGGCGCCGATGACGAGTCGCGCGAGGTCCCGGTGACGGAGATGGTCGAACAACCCGCCAAGGTCATGCGGATCGGCAGCATGATCAAGCAACTCCTGGAAGAGGTGCGCGCCGCACCTCTCGACGAGGCGAGCCGTGTCCGGCTCAAGGACATCCACGCCGCGTCGGTGAAGGAACTCGAAGACGGCCTGGCTCCCGAGCTGGTCGAGGAACTCGAGCGCCTGTCCCTGCCGTTCACCGAGGAGGCGATTCCCTCCGAGGCGGAACTGCGGATCGCGCAGGCGCAGTTGGTGGGCTGGCTGGAAGGTCTCTTCCACGGGATCCAGACGGCCCTGTTCGCGCAACAGATGGCGGCGCGGGCACAGTTGGAGCAGATGCGGCGGGCCCTGCCTCCGGGTGCCTCGCACGAGGACGACGACGAGGGTCCGCACGGCGCGGTCCGCTCGGGCCCGTACCTGTAGCCCGATCGGCGGCCCCGTCCCGGACACCCGCTCGTCTCCGGACCCCCACACCCCGGCGGAGCCTCGGCTCCCCGGGGTGACGCGTGTTCGGGGCGGGCGTCTCACGGCGACCGCCCGGGGCGGTTCCTCACAGCGGCGCGACAAGCGGCCGGTAATCGGGGGAACCCGCGCGCAACACGGCCCCCTCATACTCAGAGGCATGAGCTACGACGCCATCGTCCTCGCAGGCGGCGCCGCGCGGCGACTCGGCGGGGCCGACAAGCCCGCCCTGCACGTCGGCGGCCGGGCCCTGCTCGACCGGGTCCTCGACGCCTGCGTCGACGCGGGGGCCACCGTCGTCGTCGGCGGGACCCGCGTCACCTCGCGCCCCGTGCGCTGGACCCGCGAGGACCCGCCGGGCGGCGGACCGGTGGCCGCGCTGGACGCCGGGCTGCGGGAGACGACCGCGGCGCGGGTGCTCGTACTCTCCGCCGACCTGCCGTTCCTGGACCGCGCCACCGTACGGTCC
This region of Streptomyces sp. NBC_00513 genomic DNA includes:
- a CDS encoding bacterial proteasome activator family protein, with protein sequence MEMPRSERSQESPPHVLIVGQDGMAVGGADDESREVPVTEMVEQPAKVMRIGSMIKQLLEEVRAAPLDEASRVRLKDIHAASVKELEDGLAPELVEELERLSLPFTEEAIPSEAELRIAQAQLVGWLEGLFHGIQTALFAQQMAARAQLEQMRRALPPGASHEDDDEGPHGAVRSGPYL
- a CDS encoding ABC transporter permease, with the protein product MIALPIVGVSAADLTTRSASLTVDETMSRRIGTADAMLSSSRTGGPVYQKPNGDYSVPVGGYSSYDPSARDKAPDPLPSVVQPGTRLVKDSKGHAKVRTTHGLLDVSLRELDTADPLVEGMLTLKRGRLPAAAGEIVATDAFLKDSGFFVGSEVTPRGSSRALRIVGAYELPSALKEMEITAPPGTLLTPLDKELRAGGTEGVSVDDTYLVKVGGEGFTWNMVKAANAKGVVVVSRAVNLNPPADSDVPLYEQEREQGRLDGSSSMRTVELTILATVVGLAMLEICLLAGPAFAVGARRSRRQLGLVGANGGDRRHIRAIVLSGGLVIGAASAVIGLALGGALTLGLRPVLEEYLGLRWGGFEIRPLELLGIALLAVITGLLASIVPAITASRQTVLASLTGRRGVRKANRVLPFIGLVAIAAGAAIALYGAVSDTGTVVVGGGSALAELGVVALTPTLVGLFGRLGRWLPLSPRLALRDAVRNRGRTAPAVAAVLAAVAGTVAVATYEYSTDVQARHEYVANMPAGAGVLASNENDRYRDVPAVRDALAKEFPLAVRADVDRIVVGKPTCDSYSVEPGCGRAEIVTPKENRCPLYSSRNSFEAFTPAQRRELFQDWRCKQTNYQQPFQLVVADENLMKVLGVSDPGAATALKAGKPVSFDKRFVKDGSLTLVIVTEESNGIDPDEEPKGVKKVMPVHQATDPESGYGLVVVFPASAVKAAGLSTAPAGSYFTLDGKPGSTQRQKLDSRIDQIGLEASVSIEEGYKGRDTLPMLALTIFAGLVTIGAAGIATGLAQADAEADLKTLAAVGAPPRVRRTLSGFQCGVVALMGVVLGSVAGLLPAVGLRLTERETAKRMLEESGATEGQYIPIAVPWETLAGLLVVVPLGAALLAAIVTKSSGALARRAAG
- a CDS encoding ABC transporter ATP-binding protein, yielding MPDQQSQNAVLQLDKLVRTHGSGATEVHALRGIDLAVYPGELVAVMGPSGSGKSTLLTLAGGLDTPSSGRVIVEGTDITTASRKQLAALRRRSIGYVFQDYNLIPALTAAENVALPRELDGISARKARTSALAALEEMGLGQLADRFPDEMSGGQQQRVAIARALVGDRRLVLADEPTGALDSETGESVLALLRSRCDAGAAGILVTHEPRFAAWADRVVFLRDGSVVDETLRSHADSLLSGRAAGL